ACATCGAGGAGAATTAAATCTGGTTGAGGATGCTTTTGTGCAAGTTCGATCGCTTTTTGCCCATTAGTTGCCGCAATAATTTTGTAAAATTTTCCCAATATTTCCATCAAGATATGTATGTTTTCAGGCTGATCATCTACTATTAATATCTTTTGGGTATTATTTTTCTGATTAAAAGACACCACATAATTCTCCCATTTTAATCCTGTTTACTTCTTTTTTGAAGTTACTTTATTTGTAGGTATGTATTTTTTTTTCATATTACCTATGTTTTATTTTATCATGAAATTAATTATTAATTATTGTAATGAATAAATAATGTCACCGATAATTAACTAAACTGATTACTGTATACTTTTCATATATCAAAAAGCACCACATCAAAAATAAATTTAAACTTACAATTAACTAATATTTTAACAAGATATTTAATGACATTTAAAATTAATATTTAGCAATATAAATAACATAAAATTTTTTTATAATCTTGATTATTTAATTTTTATTTACATCAAAAATATTGCATAATTAATTATTACCAAAAGATATTTTAATTGATGTGAAAATTATTACCCAAAGAATTTTTAACGATAATCTTTATGAATAAGCACTGGAAGCAAGAATATATTATATAATAACTTAAGGAAGTTAGATATATTTTTATTTATTAAAATTTTACGCTACCATCATCTCCTCAAATAACATCATCTTCAATAATATTGACTACGGTTTTAAGGCAAATGTCTTCAAGTATTAACATAGTTACATCTTAACTTTATTTTAAGAAAAATAAAAGATTTTCTTAAGGAAAAATGAATAGACAAAAATTAAAATTAGATAAAATAAAGGCAATTTAAAAAAAAGTAGAGAAATTAATGATTCAATCAATAGAAAAGTCTGTAACATTAAGTACAGAAGAGTTAAAAAAAATAGATGCTTATTGGCGCGCCTGTAATTATTTAGCCGTTGGGATGATTTATCTACAAGATAATCCTTTACTTAAAGAAACTCTCAAACCTGAACACGTAAAAAATCGTTTATTGGGTCACTGGGGTTCTAGTCCGGGGTTAAGTTTTGTTTATGTACATTTAAACCGTTTAATCAACAAATATGATCTAAATATGGTTTACTTAGCAGGACCTGGACACGGTGCACCCGGTATCCTTGCTCCCGTTTATCTTGAGGGTACTTATTCGGAAATTTACACGGACAAAACCCAAGATGAAGCGGGAATGCACAAGTTTTTTAAACAGTTTTCTTTCCCCGGACATATCGGTAGTCACGTCACCCCAGAGACTCCGGGGTCAATTCATGAAGGAGGAGAATTAGGTTATTCGGTTTCCCATGCTTACGGTGCGGTTTTAGATAATCCTGACTTAATTTCTGTGGTGATGGTGGGGGATGGTGAATCAGAAACAGGTCCTTTAGCAACGGCTTGGCACTCTAATAAGTTTATTAATCCTATTCGTGATGGTGCGGTGTTGCCTATCTTACATCTTAATGGTTACAAAATTGCTAACCCCACTATTCTCTCTCGCATTTCCCATGAGGAGTTAAAGGCATTATTTGTCGGTTATGGTTATGAACCCTATTTTGTTGAAGGGGATGATCCCATGATAATGCACCAAAAAATGGCGGAGGTGTTAGAAGAATGTGTTGGTAAAATTAGGCTTATTCAAGAGGAAGCTAGACGCACGGGAGTACCAAAACGTCCCAGATGGCCGATGATTGTTTTTCGTTCTCCTAAAGGTTGGACTGGTCCTAAAACTGTTGATGGTCGCAAGGTAGAGGGTTTTTGGCGATCGCACCAAGTACCCATGGGGAGTATGCACAGTAATCCTGAACATTTACAGATGTTAGAACAATGGATGAAAAGCTATAAACCAGAAGAATTATTCGATGAAAATGGTACTTTAATCCCCGAACTGCAAGAATTAGCTCCAAAAGGCGATCGCCGTATGAGTGCCAATCCTGTAGCAAATGGTGGTTTATTACGCAAAGATTTAAACTTACCTGATTTTAAAGATCCCAAATATGTCATCGATGTTATTGAACCGGGCAAAATAGAGGTGGAAAACACCAAAGTGATGGGGAACTTTTTACGGGATGTGATGGCAAAAAACATGACCACCTTCCGAGTATTTGGTCCTGATGAAACCGCTTCTAACCGCCTAAATCCTATTTATGAGGTATCAAAAAAAGTTTGGATGGCGGACTATCTACCTGAAGATGAAGACGGCGGCGAATTATCTCCCGATGGTCGTGTTATGGAAATGTTAAGTGAACATACCCTGCAAGGATGGCTAGAAACCTATCTTTTAACAGGTCGCCATGGCTTATTCCACACCTACGAAGCCTTTGCCCATGTGGTGGACTCCATGTTTAACCAACACGCTAAATGGTTAGACATATGCAAAAATAAAGTACCTTGGAGAGCCCCTGTATCATCCCTTAATATTTTACTTTCTTCCACTGTTTGGCGCCAAGACCATAATGGTTTCTCTCACCAAGACCCCGGGTATGTGGATTTAGTCACCAACAAAAGTGCAGACGTGGTAAGGGTTTATTTCCCCCCCGATGCTAACTGTTTACTCAGTGTGACAGATCATTGTTTACGCAGTAAAGATTATGTCAATGTCATTATTGCCGATAAACAAAAACATTTGCAGTATCTCAACATTGAAGAAGCCGTAAAACACTGTACCAAAGGAATCGGTATTTGGGAATGGGCTAGTAATGATGATCAAGGCACTTCTGCGGATGAACCCGATGTCATCATGGCTTGTTGTGGAGATGTTCCCACGATGGAATCTTTAGCGGCAACGGCTATTTTAAGAAAAGAATGTCCTGAACTCAAAGTTCGTTTTATCAACGTAGTGGACTTATTCAAACTTCAAGACGATAGTGAACATCCTCACGGTTTATCAAAAATTGACTTTGCAACTCTGTTCACAGAAGATAAACCCATTATTTTCAACTTCCACGGTTATCCTTGGTTAATTCATAAATTAGCCTACCGTCATGTCAGAGAGAGCGATCGCCTCCATGTAAGAGGATATAAAGAACAAGGTAACATTAACACTCCTTTAGAACTAGCTATCCAAAACCAGATCGATCGCTTCAATTTAGTGATTGATGTAATTGATCGTGTTCCTAAACTTGGTTCTCGGGCGGCATATTTAAAAGAAAGAATGAAAAATGAAATTATCGATCATTTAAACTATGCTCATACCCATGGTATCGACAAACCTGAGATGACTAACTGGAAATGGCCTTATTGATTAAGACAAGGCAATAGGGAAACCTCTCTGTGTCTCCCCTTAAAACAAACCCCCCTTTATCCCCCCTCTCGAGGGGG
This is a stretch of genomic DNA from Cyanobacterium aponinum PCC 10605. It encodes these proteins:
- a CDS encoding phosphoketolase family protein, with protein sequence MIQSIEKSVTLSTEELKKIDAYWRACNYLAVGMIYLQDNPLLKETLKPEHVKNRLLGHWGSSPGLSFVYVHLNRLINKYDLNMVYLAGPGHGAPGILAPVYLEGTYSEIYTDKTQDEAGMHKFFKQFSFPGHIGSHVTPETPGSIHEGGELGYSVSHAYGAVLDNPDLISVVMVGDGESETGPLATAWHSNKFINPIRDGAVLPILHLNGYKIANPTILSRISHEELKALFVGYGYEPYFVEGDDPMIMHQKMAEVLEECVGKIRLIQEEARRTGVPKRPRWPMIVFRSPKGWTGPKTVDGRKVEGFWRSHQVPMGSMHSNPEHLQMLEQWMKSYKPEELFDENGTLIPELQELAPKGDRRMSANPVANGGLLRKDLNLPDFKDPKYVIDVIEPGKIEVENTKVMGNFLRDVMAKNMTTFRVFGPDETASNRLNPIYEVSKKVWMADYLPEDEDGGELSPDGRVMEMLSEHTLQGWLETYLLTGRHGLFHTYEAFAHVVDSMFNQHAKWLDICKNKVPWRAPVSSLNILLSSTVWRQDHNGFSHQDPGYVDLVTNKSADVVRVYFPPDANCLLSVTDHCLRSKDYVNVIIADKQKHLQYLNIEEAVKHCTKGIGIWEWASNDDQGTSADEPDVIMACCGDVPTMESLAATAILRKECPELKVRFINVVDLFKLQDDSEHPHGLSKIDFATLFTEDKPIIFNFHGYPWLIHKLAYRHVRESDRLHVRGYKEQGNINTPLELAIQNQIDRFNLVIDVIDRVPKLGSRAAYLKERMKNEIIDHLNYAHTHGIDKPEMTNWKWPY